A part of Periplaneta americana isolate PAMFEO1 chromosome 17, P.americana_PAMFEO1_priV1, whole genome shotgun sequence genomic DNA contains:
- the LOC138692964 gene encoding calphotin-like translates to MLPEEFMITETQNGMRDSTPMPGPVPAAVPDPVPRAVPPAEPDTVPVAVPAPVLDPVPASVPAAMLDPMPTAVPDTVPEAVPSSVPAAVTDSLPSAIPDLVPAAMPEPVPTVVTDTVPDAEPAAVTDSVPSAVPEPVSAVVPDAEPAAVTDSVTSAVTDSVPAAMPESVPAVVPDTVPAAVPDAEPAAVTDSVASAVTDSVPAAVPESVPAVVPDTVPAAVPDAEPAAVTDSVPAAVPEPVPAVVPDTVPAAVPDAESAAVTESVPSAVPDPVPAAVPDTVPAAVTDTVPAAVPDAEPAAVTDFVPSAVPYPVPAAMTDTVPDAEPDRVPAALPGPVLTAMPDLMLAVSAEEGEQGRDN, encoded by the exons G agTTTATGATCACAGAGACGCAAAATGGAATGCGAGATTCAACACCCATGCCAGGTCCTGTGCCAGCTGCTGTGCCAGATCCTGTGCCACGTGCTGTGCCACCTGCCGAGCCAGATACAGTGCCAGTTGCTGTGCCAGCACCTGTACTAGATCCTGTGCCAGCTTCCGTGCCGGCAGCCATGCTAGATCCTATGCCAACTGCCGTGCCAGATACTGTGCCAGAAGCCGTGCCATCTTCTGTGCCAGCAGCCGTGACAGATTCTTTGCCATCTGCCATACCAGATCTTGTGCCAGCTGCCATGCCAGAGCCTGTGCCAACTGTCGTGACAGATACTGTGCCAGATGCAGAGCCAGCAGCCGTGACAGATTCTGTTCCATCTGCCGTGCCAGAACCTGTGTCAGCTGTCGTGCCAGATGCAGAGCCAGCAGCCGTGACAGATTCTGTGACATCTGCCGTGACAGATTCTGTGCCAGCTGCCATGCCAGAATCTGTGCCAGCTGTCGTGCCAGATACTGTGCCAGCAGCCGTGCCAGATGCAGAGCCAGCAGCCGTGACAGATTCTGTGGCATCTGCCGTGACAGATTCTGTGCCAGCTGCCGTGCCAGAATCTGTGCCAGCTGTCGTGCCAGATACTGTGCCAGCAGCCGTGCCAGATGCAGAGCCAGCAGCCGTGACAGATTCTGTGCCAGCTGCTGTGCCAGAACCTGTGCCAGCTGTTGTGCCAGATACTGTGCCAGCAGCTGTGCCAGATGCAGAATCAGCAGCTGTGACAGAATCTGTGCCATCTGCTGTGCCAGATCCTGTGCCAGCTGCCGTGCCAGATACTGTGCCAGCTGCCGTGACAGATACTGTGCCAGCAGCCGTGCCAGATGCAGAGCCAGCAGCCGTGACAGATTTTGTACCATCTGCTGTGCCATATCCTGTGCCAGCTGCCATGACAGATACTGTGCCAGATGCCGAGCCTGACCGTGTGCCAGCTGCCTTGCCAGGTCCTGTGCTAACGGCCATGCCAGATCTCATGCTAGCCGTATCAGCAgaagaaggagaacaag